Proteins from a single region of Zhongshania aliphaticivorans:
- the tatA gene encoding twin-arginine translocase TatA/TatE family subunit — MGIGGISIWQLLIILAIIVLLFGTKKLGSLGSDLGSALRGFKNGMKDLDLEKSECDELVSASTLKTNEIQSEQSLTNSVENRV, encoded by the coding sequence ATGGGTATCGGCGGCATTAGCATCTGGCAGTTACTTATCATTCTGGCAATTATCGTTCTACTATTTGGAACAAAAAAACTAGGTAGTCTAGGTAGTGATCTCGGCAGCGCATTACGTGGATTTAAAAATGGCATGAAAGACCTAGATCTGGAGAAATCGGAATGCGACGAGCTAGTTTCTGCTTCGACGCTCAAAACCAATGAAATCCAATCTGAGCAATCACTGACCAACTCAGTTGAGAATCGAGTTTAG